A region of the Pseudomonas anguilliseptica genome:
GGCTCACCAGGGCGAGACCTTCAGCATTGTGCGCTGGAACCCCAAAGGCCCGTCCTACATGTTCAAGGATGCCTTCGCCAGCAGCGTGATCAGCGACGTCGGCCTGGTTCGCCCGGGCTACCAGCAGGACCCCGGCCACACCCACTCCATGGCCCTGAGCCTGGAGTCGCTGCAACTGCTGGACGCCGACTGGCTGGTGATCGGCACCCTGAGCACCAGCGGTGAAGCCGTGGAAGCCCTGCAACAGGCCGAACATACTCCGGCGTTCAAGCAACTCTCGGCGATCCAGGGCAAACGCTTTGGCGCAGTCGATGGTTCGCTATGGACCTCGCTCGGCGGCCCACAGGCCGCCTTGCAGGTGATTGCCGATATCGAACAGCTGCTCAGCAAAGCCGACGCTCAGCCGCTGAAGAACTGAACGAATGTCTGTAGGTCGGCGCTGAGCGCAGCGAAGCCCAACGCGCCATGACGCGTTGGGCTTCGTCGCGTTGCTCCTCAACCCAACCTGCAACTATTCCGGAGCCGGCAAACGCTTGCGATCGAGCTTGCCACTGGCGGTTTTCGGCAAACTATCGAGCAGTAGGATGCGCCCGGGGATCATGTAGTGCGGCAGCCGCTGCTGCAGCGCGCGGCGAATGCTCATACGGCCCAAACCAGCGTCCTCGCGCAGTTCCACGTACGCCACCAGACACGCCTCATCGCCGCTGCCATGCAGGCGCACCGCCGCATCCTGCACGCCGTCGATACGCCTTAGACAGACTTCGATCTCGCCCAACTCGATGCGAAAGCCGCGCAGTTTGATCTGCTCGTCACGCCGCCCCAGATAGCGGTAGGCGTCTTCACCGACCCGCTGCACGCGGTCACCGGTGCGATACAGCTGGCGGCCTTGCCAGCTAATAAAGCTCTGTGCAGTCAGGTCATCACGCGCCCAGTAGCCGCTGGCCAACGACGGCCCTTCGATGCACAGCTCGCCCTCGCCGCCGATAGGTAACGCCTCGCCTGCCTCATCCAGCACCCAGTGGCGGTAGCCATCGAGGGACTGGTGCAGCAGCACGCCCTGCTCGCCGAGCGGCAATTGCACCTGCGCCATCAGCGACCAGACCGTGGCTTCGGTGGGGCCATAGCAATTCCACAGTTGGCCAACCAATGGCACCAGGCGCTCGGCCAGAGGCGCATCCAGCGCCTCGCCGCCGCACAACGCAGTCAGCCCGGCGCGGCCTGGCCAGCCGGCCTTGAGCAGCATGCGCCAGAATGCCGGGGTGGCCTGCAGGGTGTTGATTTCCGGATGCTCGGCCAAGAGCCTGAGCAGCGCATCCGGGTCCTTGTGCGCCGAATTGCCGACCACTTCCAGTGCGCCCCCGCCCCATAGCGGGCCGAGCATTTCCAGCTGGGAGATATCGAAGGCCGGGGTAGTGATAAACAACCAGCGGGTGGCGCTACCCAACTGCAGTCGGCGGCTGGCGGCGCTGAGGAAATTGGCCAGGGCGCGGCGGCTGATCACCACACCTTTGGGCCGCCCGGTGGAGCCCGAGGTAAACATCATATAAGCCGGCTGTTGCTCATCCAGCGCCGGCCAGCTTAGCTCGCCGCCCTCACCTTCGCGCAGGTGCAGG
Encoded here:
- a CDS encoding AMP-binding enzyme, with translation MLDEAGEALPIGGEGELCIEGPSLASGYWARDDLTAQSFISWQGRQLYRTGDRVQRVGEDAYRYLGRRDEQIKLRGFRIELGEIEVCLRRIDGVQDAAVRLHGSGDEACLVAYVELREDAGLGRMSIRRALQQRLPHYMIPGRILLLDSLPKTASGKLDRKRLPAPE